From the genome of Perca fluviatilis chromosome 1, GENO_Pfluv_1.0, whole genome shotgun sequence, one region includes:
- the pold4 gene encoding DNA polymerase delta subunit 4 yields the protein MTTKRGLITDSFKVVKKARRVKREKRPSPPPPPQQEAETETVREEELQRLRQFDLDWRFGPCTGISRLQRWERAKLNGLSPPKEIRDLLLQTHTDPEYNRSLWSDYPL from the exons ATGACAACCAAGCGCGGACTGATAACTGATTCATTCAAGGTGGTGAAGAAAGCGCGGAGGGTGAAACGAGAGAAGaggccttctcctcctcctccgccacAGCAAG AGGCTGAGACTGAAACGGTCCGAGAGGAGGAGCTGCAGAGGCTCAGACAGTTTGACCTGGACTGGAGATTCGGGCCCTGCACAG GCATCAGCAGGTTGCAGAGATGGGAGAGAGCAAAGCTTAATGGTCTGAGCCCACCCAAGGAGATCAGAGACCTGctgctgcaaacacacactgaccccGAGTACAACcggag CCTATGGAGCGACTATCCTTTGTGA